In Candidatus Pelagibacter ubique HIMB140, a single window of DNA contains:
- the trpS gene encoding tryptophan--tRNA ligase has protein sequence MGKKIFSGVQPTGNLHLGNYLGAIKNFVDLNNDRDNDCIFCVVDLHAITVKQDPKELKNNIRETVATFIASGIDPKKSIIFNQSGVAAHSEGAWILSCVARMGWLNRMTQFKEKAGKDKEKASVGLYSYPVLMAADILLYDATHVPVGDDQKQHLELCRDIAQKFNNDFDKDNFLQVPEPLIQKEFSRIMSLKDGSKKMSKSELSDLSRINLTDDKDAIVNKIKKAKTDPLPMPSNVEELNERLEARNLLGIYSSLNNSTLQNTVENFSGKNFSEFKNQLSDLLVKKIEPISLEIKKLLNDQPYLDKILLEGVEKANSIASKKIDRIKEILGF, from the coding sequence ATGGGTAAAAAAATATTTTCTGGTGTTCAGCCAACAGGCAATCTTCACTTGGGTAATTATTTAGGTGCAATCAAAAACTTTGTAGACCTTAATAATGACCGTGATAATGATTGTATATTCTGTGTGGTTGATCTGCACGCAATTACAGTTAAACAAGACCCAAAAGAGCTAAAAAATAATATTCGAGAGACCGTAGCTACTTTTATAGCAAGTGGAATTGATCCTAAAAAAAGCATTATTTTTAATCAATCTGGTGTAGCAGCCCATTCAGAGGGAGCTTGGATTTTGAGCTGTGTTGCCCGAATGGGTTGGTTAAATAGAATGACGCAATTCAAGGAAAAAGCAGGTAAAGATAAAGAAAAAGCAAGTGTTGGACTTTATTCATATCCTGTTTTAATGGCAGCTGATATTCTTTTGTACGACGCGACTCATGTCCCTGTTGGTGATGATCAGAAACAACATCTTGAACTATGTAGAGATATTGCTCAAAAGTTTAATAATGATTTTGATAAAGATAATTTTTTGCAAGTACCAGAACCTTTAATTCAAAAAGAATTTTCTAGAATTATGAGTTTAAAAGATGGATCAAAAAAGATGAGTAAATCTGAATTATCCGATTTAAGTAGAATTAATTTAACAGATGACAAAGATGCAATAGTAAATAAAATAAAAAAAGCAAAAACTGATCCGTTACCAATGCCGAGTAATGTTGAAGAATTAAATGAGAGGTTAGAAGCAAGAAACCTTCTTGGAATATATTCTAGCTTAAATAATTCAACTTTACAAAATACAGTCGAAAATTTTTCAGGTAAAAATTTTTCTGAATTTAAAAATCAACTTTCTGATTTATTGGTTAAAAAGATTGAACCTATATCTTTAGAAATAAAAAAACTTTTAAATGATCAACCTTATTTAGATAAAATCCTTCTAGAAGGAGTTGAAAAAGCAAACTCAATTGCATCAAAAAAGATAGATAGAATTAAAGAAATACTAGGATTTTAA
- a CDS encoding NifU family protein: MFVQTEITPNPNSLKFLPGKKVSNSGPYEITNKDQINNDLVRNILSVNGVEGIFLGQDFISVNKNDQIKWDEIKHIVISLINDFYLDGKEYVIDENEEEKNNNLSEIEEKIVKILDQKIRPAVARDGGDIKFKEFKDGIVKVQLQGSCSGCPSSTMTLKQGVQNLLCHYLPEVKEVVAI; this comes from the coding sequence ATGTTCGTACAAACTGAAATAACGCCAAATCCTAATTCTTTGAAATTTCTTCCTGGGAAGAAAGTATCAAATAGTGGTCCTTATGAAATCACAAATAAAGATCAAATAAATAATGATTTGGTTAGAAATATTTTATCAGTCAATGGGGTTGAGGGTATTTTTTTAGGACAGGATTTTATTTCAGTAAATAAAAATGACCAAATTAAATGGGACGAAATTAAACATATTGTTATTTCACTAATAAACGACTTTTATTTAGATGGCAAAGAATACGTCATTGACGAAAATGAGGAAGAAAAAAATAACAATCTAAGTGAAATTGAGGAAAAAATTGTAAAAATTTTAGATCAAAAGATTAGACCTGCAGTTGCAAGAGATGGTGGTGATATAAAATTTAAAGAATTTAAAGACGGAATAGTAAAAGTGCAACTACAAGGAAGTTGTTCAGGCTGTCCAAGCTCGACAATGACTTTAAAGCAGGGAGTACAAAATCTTCTCTGTCACTATCTTCCAGAGGTAAAAGAAGTTGTTGCGATATAA